The window TGTATCCGTTTGAAGTGCTTTCGCATCCTGCCTTGTTTGCAGTATAAATGTCATACATGAATGATTTTAAAATGCCGTCTTCAACCAGGTCTGTTTTGACTGATGCGGTTCCTTCACCGTCTGATTTTGCACTTCCCATTCCCTTTTCAAGAAGTGGATTGTCGGCTATCGTAAGGTTCGGATTGGTGATTTCATCGCCGATTTTATCATGAAGGATTGATCTTTTTCTAATCACGTTTTCACCGCTGAATCCCTGAATGAATGTTGAAAGAAGTCCTGATGCTGCATAGTAATCCATAACGACATCACACTCTCTGGTTTCAATGGATTTAGGGTCAAGCGAGTTATGTGCCAGCTTGCACACTTCATCAGTTATCTTTTCATATTCCAAATCGAGAAATCTTGAGCTGTTGTAGTCGTATGCAGTTGCAAACTGGTCGTCCTTTTCAATGTAAACAGATAATCCTCCGGAAAATGCTGTGCCTTCATCAAAGGTGTTCACTCCGTTTGAATTGACAATCAGCTCTTTTCCCTTTGAGGCTGAAAATCCGCAGGAGCTGATGTTGCACTTGTTGTCTTTAGTTCTTTCGATGATGTTTTCAAGGTATTCGCAGCATTCGTCAAGGCTTAAATCATCATAACTTTTATCAAAAGTTCCATTAATGTCACTGTATTTTCCCTGCTGTGAAAATTCGTAGTTTTCATCAATTTTATTTAATTTTGAGTTTTCCAATGCTTTTCGCGCAGTCTCGGGAATTTTATCTAAATCGGATGTGTATGCAAAGCCCATTTTATTGTCCTTTATTATCCTGATTCCCACTCCGCTGTCAATTTCCTCCTTTGCAAAGTTCAGGACGTCATTTTTGGATTCGACTTCGATGAGTTCTGTGTTGCTTATATAGATTTCCCAGTCCTCTGAGAGTCTTTCAACTTCCTTTATGCATTTATCGGCTATTTCATAAATCATGTTATCCTCCAAAGGCAAATTTATTAATGGCTTCAGCCACTCCGTCACCAAAATTATTTTCACATGTATAAGTGCTAATCTCCTTTAAGGTATCATCTGCGTTTGCAACAGCTATTTTAACTCCAGCTTCCTTCAGGAAATCCTGGTCGTTTTCGCTGTCTCCGATGGCCATCACGTTTTCCATATTTATGCCGTTCTTCTCGCAGAGCCTTCTGAGTGAGCTTCCCTTATTGACTCTCTTGTCGGTAACGTGAAGCGCAAAGCCACTGTCATAGATTTCAAGCTCATCTGCATGTTCATAATCATTAAGGGCATCTTCAATGACTTTCCTTTCGATTGTCTTGTAGAATACGATTTCCGTTGCCCTGTATTCGTTGTCGTGAGAGGCGTGTCTGGAATAATCATCGCCCAGTTTCTCTTTGAGATGAATGTCGGCATTTTCGATGTATTCCCTTTTAACCAGAATCTCAACGGCATTGTTATTGTATCCTTCCTTGAAAATCATTCCTCCGTTTTCAGCCACAAGGCCTCCGCTGCAGCCTATCAGCACCTCGGCCGCATAGGCATAGTTGACAACGTTTCCGGTAACGATTATCGTTGGAATTCCTTTCTCTTCTGCATCCCTCAGGGCTTCGATTGCGGAAATACAAATTTTCCTTTTGTCGTCAGTAATTGTTCCGTCAATGTCGACGGCTATAGCTTCAATTTTCATTTTTAGCTCCTTGAATATCTGTGTGCGATGTTACAGGTTCCTTCCTTACTTACCATGCATGCTCCAATCGGATGAAGCGGATTGCATTCCTTTCTAAAGAGCTTGCAGTCTTCAGGTCTTGCAAGGCCCCTTAATATAGGTCCGCAGATACATCCTTTAGGAGCTTCCTTAACGTCCTTTACCTCAATGTCATACTTTTCACGAGCATTGAAGTCTGAAAATTCCTTTTTAATTTCCAAAATGGAATTAGGAATCTTAGGAAATCCTCTCCATTCCCTGCTTGCAACGTCAAATACCTCATCAATCATGTTGGTTGCAATGACGTTTCCCTCTTCACGGACTGCTCTTGCGTATTCGTTGTCTATTTTCGGTGTTTCATTATGAATCTGTCTTAAAATCATGTAAACTGACATCAGGATGTCCAGCGGATTGAATCCGGCAACTGCCTGTGGAATTCCAAAGTCGGTTGAGAAATATTCGAACGGCTTCGTTCCGATAATCGTACAGACGTGTCCCGGCTGAATCAGTGCGTTTAAGCTGGTCTGTCCTGAATTAATTAAAAAGTCAATTGCAGGAGGTATCAGCCTGTGGCAGGACAGTACAGAGAAGTTTTCAGGAGGTGTTGACAGAAGCTCCGCAGCCGTTGTAGGCGCAGTGGTTTCAAAACCTGCAGCCATAAAGACAACGTCATTGTCTTCCTTTTCAGCTATTTCAATTGCTTTGTTGATTCCGTAAACGATTCTTACATCCCCACCTTCAGCTTTTGCATCTGCAAGGGAACCTTTGGAACCAGGAACTCTCAGCATGTCTCCGAACGTTGTTATCGTCACTCCCCTTTCAACTAACTCTAAACACTCGTCGATTTCACGTGATGGAACGACGCAAACGGGACATCCAGGACCTGCAACAATTTCCACTTCGTCAGGCAGAAGGCTTCTTATTCCGTTTTCCATGATTGTATGTTCGTGGGAACCGCAAACGTGCATTATCTTAACGGGTGTAGCTAGTTTATTGATTCTTTCCAATAGCTCTTTTGACATATTTTTCATAATTCACACCAAAGAATTTAATATTATAATATATTAATATTATTAATAGATATTAATTAAATTTTTTTATTAATTATTTGTGATTATTATGTTCCAAAACAATAAGATTTTGGTAGTTATTCCAGCAAGGGGAGGTTCCAAGGGAATTCCCCGTAAGAATATACGTTTATTGGGAGATAAACCATTAATTTCTTATGCAATTGACATAGCAAAGTCGTCAGAGTATGTTGATGATGTTGTAGTATCTACCGAAGACACTGACATAGCACTGATAGCCGAAAAGTTCGGTGCAAGCGTTGTAAGGCGCTCTCCGGATTTGGCGGGGGATATGATACCGATAGATCCCGTTGTTTTCGATGCGACAGTACAGAAAGAAAAATTAGCATTTGACGAATATGATATTGTAATTACAATACAGCCTACATCTCCGCTTCTTAAAACGGAAACTCTTGACAAAGCCATTGAGAGATTTGAAAGCTTTGACGTTGACACGGTCATTTCCGTTGTGGATGACAGGCATTTGAGCTGGGGATACAGCGAAGCGGAAAGGCGATATTTCCCGCTTTACTCAGAAAGGCTTAACCAGCAGTACCTTCCTCCGGAGTATAAGGAAACTGGAAGTTTTTTTGCAACAAGACGTGGTTTTATAACTCCAAATTCAAGAATGGGCAATAATGTTGATTTGATTCAGATTTCATCAGAGGAAAGCATCAATATAGAATCCTATGAAGACTGGTGGGTTGCAGAACATTATCTCAACAAAAAAAGAATCGCCCTCGTTGTGGACGCCTATGATGAAATCGGAACGAGCCACGTTTCAAGATGTATTTCCATGGCCTACAAACTGCTGAGCAATGAGCTTATCTTTTTCATTGACGAGTCACATCATCTGGCAATAGATATTGTAAAAAGCTTCAATTTCCCATTCAGGCTTTATGATGGTGAAGATGAACTTTTTAAGTCTTTAGAGGATTACAATCCTCAGATTGTCATAAACGATATTTGCGATACTTCAGCAGAATACGTCGCCCAGCTGAAGGCGAGGGGTTATTTTGTCATTAACTTTGAAGACCTTGGTTTGGGTGCCCGTGAAGCTGACATGGTATTTGATGTTTTCGGCGAACATGGCGAAGAATCTGTAAATGTCTTTTCAGGACATAAGTTCTACATCCTGAAGGACGAATTCTACTATCAGCCGACAAAAATCGTATCTCCTGAAGTTTCTAACGTGATTATAACTCTGGGTGAAAACGATTCAAATAAGATTACCGAAAAGGTATTGGATGGCGTTTTGGCAAGTGGATATGCCGGAAGAATCGATGTCCTTCTGGGACTGGGATATCCGGACAAATCAGAAATTATGGAAAAATACGAGTTGAAAAATAACGTTCAAATTTATAATAGAGTTGAAAATATCAGTGACTTCATGTTAAGGGCAGATATTATATTCACTTCTGCCGGCAGAAGCATGTATGAAGTCTGTTCAGTTGGAACTCCGTGCATCTGCATTTGCAGAACTGAAAGGGAACTGACCCACTCATTTGGATTTCCAAACAACGGATTCATCAACATGGGTCTTGGAGAGAACGTATCCGTTGAGGAAATAACAACACAGTTCAAGCTGCTGTGGCAGGACTTTGATATGAGGCAGAACATGAGCCAGCTTATGAAAAACATTGATTTGAAGCACGGCTTTGACA is drawn from Methanobrevibacter millerae and contains these coding sequences:
- a CDS encoding TldD/PmbA family protein, which translates into the protein MIYEIADKCIKEVERLSEDWEIYISNTELIEVESKNDVLNFAKEEIDSGVGIRIIKDNKMGFAYTSDLDKIPETARKALENSKLNKIDENYEFSQQGKYSDINGTFDKSYDDLSLDECCEYLENIIERTKDNKCNISSCGFSASKGKELIVNSNGVNTFDEGTAFSGGLSVYIEKDDQFATAYDYNSSRFLDLEYEKITDEVCKLAHNSLDPKSIETRECDVVMDYYAASGLLSTFIQGFSGENVIRKRSILHDKIGDEITNPNLTIADNPLLEKGMGSAKSDGEGTASVKTDLVEDGILKSFMYDIYTANKAGCESTSNGYRSSYLSTPNVGTSNVEFKFKDLIGIDEIDSGILTTSVLGAHTANPISGDFSVEASNAFTIENGEITDGVKKAMISGNIYDLMRKCDGVKSEIKQKGPFIIPKLLVHDLKVIGL
- a CDS encoding phosphoglycolate phosphatase, with product MKIEAIAVDIDGTITDDKRKICISAIEALRDAEEKGIPTIIVTGNVVNYAYAAEVLIGCSGGLVAENGGMIFKEGYNNNAVEILVKREYIENADIHLKEKLGDDYSRHASHDNEYRATEIVFYKTIERKVIEDALNDYEHADELEIYDSGFALHVTDKRVNKGSSLRRLCEKNGINMENVMAIGDSENDQDFLKEAGVKIAVANADDTLKEISTYTCENNFGDGVAEAINKFAFGG
- the hypD gene encoding hydrogenase formation protein HypD, with the protein product MKNMSKELLERINKLATPVKIMHVCGSHEHTIMENGIRSLLPDEVEIVAGPGCPVCVVPSREIDECLELVERGVTITTFGDMLRVPGSKGSLADAKAEGGDVRIVYGINKAIEIAEKEDNDVVFMAAGFETTAPTTAAELLSTPPENFSVLSCHRLIPPAIDFLINSGQTSLNALIQPGHVCTIIGTKPFEYFSTDFGIPQAVAGFNPLDILMSVYMILRQIHNETPKIDNEYARAVREEGNVIATNMIDEVFDVASREWRGFPKIPNSILEIKKEFSDFNAREKYDIEVKDVKEAPKGCICGPILRGLARPEDCKLFRKECNPLHPIGACMVSKEGTCNIAHRYSRS
- a CDS encoding cytidylyltransferase domain-containing protein, whose translation is MFQNNKILVVIPARGGSKGIPRKNIRLLGDKPLISYAIDIAKSSEYVDDVVVSTEDTDIALIAEKFGASVVRRSPDLAGDMIPIDPVVFDATVQKEKLAFDEYDIVITIQPTSPLLKTETLDKAIERFESFDVDTVISVVDDRHLSWGYSEAERRYFPLYSERLNQQYLPPEYKETGSFFATRRGFITPNSRMGNNVDLIQISSEESINIESYEDWWVAEHYLNKKRIALVVDAYDEIGTSHVSRCISMAYKLLSNELIFFIDESHHLAIDIVKSFNFPFRLYDGEDELFKSLEDYNPQIVINDICDTSAEYVAQLKARGYFVINFEDLGLGAREADMVFDVFGEHGEESVNVFSGHKFYILKDEFYYQPTKIVSPEVSNVIITLGENDSNKITEKVLDGVLASGYAGRIDVLLGLGYPDKSEIMEKYELKNNVQIYNRVENISDFMLRADIIFTSAGRSMYEVCSVGTPCICICRTERELTHSFGFPNNGFINMGLGENVSVEEITTQFKLLWQDFDMRQNMSQLMKNIDLKHGFDNIWSIVEERYWASKFEENH